One region of Flavobacterium pisciphilum genomic DNA includes:
- a CDS encoding Eco57I restriction-modification methylase domain-containing protein, with protein sequence MVYNLSQKLSTNIEAIIIAMQWQQGDILSEEAIATLKAYAGFGGIKAVLYPNGTAEDWIKSGATNEDLKLHSEMIRLHELLQEHNSEKDYNGIVSSLRNSVLTAFYTPEIVPKTLYTVLQEQGISPKRLYEPSAGSGIFITEADKTFPNLEQITAVEKDRLSGLLLSVLNSTLTTKSTTHIIGFEEAPTNDNGSYDLVVSNIPFGNFSVYDAAYPDKAISGKIHNYFFAKGLDKLANGGLMAYITTDGFLNSPSNQSVREYLFQNADFMSVAVMPDNLMKETGNTDAPNHLLIVQKNEHKETLSYNEKELLQTVELENEFGKYNANKYQHNRPELIIGDELFAGKNQYGQAHQSVRQSGDINSIANPLAQNITSGLKNNFSLERFVLSQKSGIVQQPEISGKKFTYLPMPESIASGISVQLGLFDTVPAENINRAMDYINPLDETVVDKKTARILSTIRTQDNPSHENAVLITAKQNKSNRYFYKLYSNVKEIDGFSANWMNGGLLPHELLALSNTLQQYDHAYVYEGDRTLEPAFNLEKRLYEEVASFKPFYKEGTLVRLGEAIGIISDINSEHKQAFFQPLVLQSNLKFYDSYITIRDNYLELFENEQSGQAASKEIRENLDKHYTKFVSHYGILNSAENRRLIMQDSAFGFTVLSSLERKEGERYVKSDILSESVVKQQERYYTDDPIEALARSLNEKGVVDLGFITAATGLEENEAIESLNHHIYLNPIHQDWETSDLYLSGNVVEKWQQAKQAVQQYPENTQYYKGMQALEKVQPERIPFELLDFNLGERWIPMHYYENFAGQLFDQTTEISYFPSLDTFKVSAGHNTKIDREFAVTPKSGRTTYGYTILEHALENTAPFFTYEVDGPAGKPIRLPDNEAIQLAHQKIENIRNGFIEWLQELPVSEKNELESLYNNTFNCYVLREYDGSHLSFPGLDKKALEIEDLYSSQKNAAWRIIQNRGALIDHEVGLGKTLTMIVAANEMKRLGIIHKPAILALHANVDQIATTYRKAYPNARILAPGENDFTPAKRMRLFHEIKNNNWDCIILTHDQFGKIPQSAEIQKEILQNELDNVERDLDTAKDLGGDISKKILKGLEIRKNNLDGKLKKVLSDIEDKKDSGINFREMGIDHLFVDESHKFKNLTFTTRHDRVAGIGNMQGSQKALNMLFAVRTLQEKFDSDLCVTFLSGTPISNSLTEMYLLFKYLRPKEMERQRIENFDGWASVFARKTTDFEFSVTNEIIAKERFRHFIKVPELALFYNEITDYKTAKHIDLDKPEIEEQLVNISPTPQQSEFIIKLMQFAKTGNATLIGRAPLTREEDRGRMLIATNYAKKMAADMRLIDEGYADHPDNKVNTCARNVAEMYHASVIHKGTQIVFSDIGTPKPDAFNMYDALKDKLVADFNIPAHEITYIHDWTDKKKAQLFYKMNTGEIRILLGSTEKAGTGLNVQKRVVAMHHLDIPWRPSDLGQRNGRGGRQGNEVAKQYYDNKVKNFIYATEQSLDNYKFNLLKNKQTFISQMKNCELNVRSIDEGAMDEQSGMNFSEYIAVLSGDTSLLEKSKLEKKVAVMESLKKAHYKEISRTKYQVEYLLEEKMVITKTLDKLTVDDSLYKKNLKYEPDGSKANPIQLYDCKASDSENIGKQIIELYKHWKPPEGENEAKQIGKLYDFGLYIKREREAYQNDGLYQYRYSNSFYAQRLEDGIKYTFNGGTPNVDNPKLAARHFLNAIDRVEHLKEKYQKTLSEIENQLPELQKLIVKSFSKEHELQQMKSDLSSLEREIALKIQVNQLKEANPQEVNISDETTATNTVPVIQLPIKSSEESQHFAVSERESDTWQQNSFSEIRRSNKMKF encoded by the coding sequence ATGGTGTACAATCTATCCCAAAAACTAAGTACCAATATCGAGGCAATTATCATTGCAATGCAATGGCAGCAAGGTGATATTTTATCGGAAGAAGCTATTGCGACACTTAAGGCATACGCTGGCTTTGGAGGTATCAAAGCTGTATTATACCCTAATGGTACTGCCGAAGATTGGATTAAATCGGGAGCTACTAACGAAGATTTGAAACTACATTCAGAGATGATTCGTCTGCACGAATTATTACAGGAACACAATTCTGAAAAGGATTATAATGGGATTGTTTCTTCGCTACGCAACAGTGTACTAACGGCATTTTACACTCCAGAGATTGTACCCAAAACCCTGTACACTGTTTTGCAAGAACAAGGTATTAGTCCCAAAAGATTATACGAACCATCAGCAGGTTCAGGTATTTTTATCACTGAAGCAGACAAGACTTTTCCAAATTTGGAACAAATTACTGCTGTCGAAAAAGACAGATTGAGCGGTTTGCTTCTTTCGGTATTAAACAGTACGCTGACAACAAAAAGTACCACTCATATCATAGGATTTGAGGAAGCACCCACAAATGATAATGGCAGTTATGATCTTGTAGTGAGCAATATTCCCTTTGGTAATTTTTCAGTTTATGATGCAGCCTATCCTGATAAAGCAATTTCAGGAAAAATTCATAATTATTTCTTTGCAAAAGGACTGGATAAGCTCGCTAATGGTGGTCTTATGGCTTACATCACAACAGACGGTTTTTTAAATAGTCCTTCGAATCAGAGTGTACGGGAGTATCTTTTCCAAAATGCAGATTTTATGAGTGTGGCTGTCATGCCTGATAACCTGATGAAAGAAACTGGTAATACAGATGCGCCAAATCATTTACTTATTGTTCAGAAAAATGAACACAAAGAAACATTGTCTTACAATGAAAAAGAGCTGCTACAGACTGTTGAACTGGAAAATGAGTTTGGAAAATACAATGCCAATAAATACCAGCACAATCGACCAGAACTCATAATTGGAGATGAATTGTTCGCCGGTAAAAATCAATATGGACAGGCGCATCAAAGTGTCAGACAAAGTGGTGACATTAATTCTATTGCAAATCCTCTGGCACAAAATATTACTAGTGGGCTAAAAAATAATTTCAGTTTAGAGCGTTTTGTGTTGTCTCAAAAATCAGGTATTGTTCAGCAACCTGAAATATCCGGAAAAAAATTCACCTACTTACCTATGCCAGAAAGTATAGCAAGTGGTATCTCCGTTCAGCTTGGATTGTTCGATACAGTACCAGCAGAGAATATTAACCGTGCGATGGATTATATCAATCCGCTCGATGAAACTGTAGTAGATAAAAAAACGGCAAGAATACTCAGTACAATCCGCACACAAGATAATCCATCACATGAAAATGCGGTACTTATTACCGCCAAACAAAACAAGTCCAATCGGTACTTCTATAAATTATATTCTAATGTAAAAGAAATTGATGGTTTTTCAGCCAATTGGATGAATGGCGGATTATTGCCTCACGAACTGTTGGCGCTGTCCAATACTCTTCAGCAATATGACCACGCCTATGTATATGAAGGAGATAGAACACTTGAACCTGCTTTTAACCTTGAAAAAAGACTTTATGAAGAAGTTGCTTCATTCAAACCTTTCTATAAAGAAGGAACATTGGTTAGGCTTGGAGAAGCTATAGGAATTATAAGTGACATCAACAGCGAGCACAAACAAGCTTTTTTCCAACCTTTAGTATTACAAAGCAATCTAAAATTTTACGATTCCTATATCACTATTCGGGATAATTATTTAGAGCTATTTGAAAATGAACAGTCAGGTCAAGCTGCAAGTAAGGAAATCCGGGAAAATCTGGATAAGCACTATACAAAGTTTGTTTCTCACTATGGTATTTTGAACAGCGCTGAGAATCGCAGGCTAATCATGCAGGATTCCGCTTTTGGATTTACTGTACTGTCTTCACTGGAACGCAAAGAAGGGGAACGATATGTGAAGTCCGATATCCTAAGTGAATCTGTAGTAAAACAACAGGAACGTTATTACACAGATGATCCAATTGAAGCATTAGCCCGCAGTCTGAATGAAAAAGGAGTTGTCGATTTAGGATTTATAACTGCTGCAACCGGGCTTGAAGAAAACGAGGCAATAGAAAGTTTAAACCATCATATTTATCTCAACCCGATACACCAAGATTGGGAAACCTCAGATTTGTATCTAAGTGGTAATGTTGTGGAAAAATGGCAGCAGGCTAAACAGGCAGTACAACAGTATCCTGAAAATACACAGTATTATAAAGGAATGCAGGCACTGGAAAAGGTACAGCCTGAGCGTATCCCTTTTGAATTACTAGATTTTAATCTTGGCGAACGATGGATACCGATGCATTACTATGAAAATTTTGCAGGGCAGCTATTCGATCAGACAACTGAAATTAGTTATTTCCCTTCGCTGGATACCTTTAAAGTGAGCGCAGGACATAATACCAAAATCGACAGGGAATTTGCTGTAACTCCAAAAAGTGGAAGAACCACTTATGGTTATACCATATTAGAACATGCACTTGAAAACACGGCTCCGTTTTTTACTTATGAAGTAGATGGACCGGCAGGCAAACCTATACGGTTGCCCGACAATGAAGCCATTCAATTAGCACATCAAAAAATCGAGAACATCCGTAATGGATTTATTGAATGGTTGCAGGAATTACCCGTGAGTGAAAAGAATGAATTGGAAAGTCTCTATAACAATACGTTCAACTGTTATGTATTACGTGAGTATGACGGAAGTCATTTGAGTTTTCCGGGTTTGGATAAAAAGGCTCTTGAAATCGAAGATTTATACAGTTCTCAAAAAAATGCTGCCTGGCGTATCATTCAGAACCGTGGCGCTTTAATCGATCATGAAGTTGGACTCGGCAAAACACTAACCATGATTGTGGCTGCCAATGAAATGAAACGATTGGGAATTATCCACAAACCTGCAATACTGGCACTGCATGCCAATGTTGACCAAATTGCAACGACCTATCGCAAGGCCTATCCGAATGCTCGAATACTAGCTCCCGGCGAAAATGATTTTACTCCTGCTAAAAGAATGAGACTTTTCCATGAAATCAAAAACAACAATTGGGATTGCATCATTTTAACGCACGATCAATTTGGCAAAATTCCACAATCTGCCGAAATCCAAAAAGAGATTTTACAAAATGAGCTTGACAATGTAGAAAGGGATCTTGATACGGCAAAAGATTTGGGAGGTGATATCTCTAAAAAAATATTAAAAGGTCTTGAGATACGAAAAAATAATCTCGATGGTAAGCTAAAAAAGGTACTGAGTGACATAGAAGATAAAAAAGACAGTGGAATTAACTTTAGAGAAATGGGTATCGATCATTTGTTTGTAGATGAGTCACATAAATTCAAGAATCTAACCTTTACTACCCGTCATGATCGTGTTGCCGGAATTGGAAATATGCAAGGAAGCCAAAAGGCACTTAATATGTTATTTGCTGTACGCACCCTTCAAGAGAAATTTGATTCAGATCTGTGTGTGACCTTTCTTTCTGGCACCCCTATTTCCAATAGCCTAACCGAAATGTATTTGCTTTTCAAATACCTGCGTCCAAAAGAAATGGAACGCCAGCGTATTGAAAATTTTGACGGCTGGGCATCTGTTTTTGCCAGAAAGACGACCGATTTTGAATTTTCGGTCACCAATGAAATTATTGCCAAAGAGCGTTTTCGTCATTTTATTAAAGTTCCGGAACTAGCATTATTCTATAATGAAATTACCGATTATAAAACCGCAAAACATATTGATCTGGACAAACCTGAAATTGAGGAACAACTTGTCAATATTAGCCCTACGCCCCAGCAAAGTGAGTTTATTATCAAACTCATGCAGTTTGCGAAAACCGGTAATGCGACACTTATCGGAAGAGCACCTCTCACCAGAGAGGAAGATCGCGGAAGAATGTTGATAGCCACTAATTACGCTAAAAAAATGGCTGCTGATATGAGACTCATAGATGAAGGGTACGCAGATCATCCCGATAATAAAGTCAATACATGCGCCCGAAATGTGGCTGAAATGTACCATGCTTCGGTTATACACAAAGGGACACAGATTGTCTTTTCAGATATCGGGACTCCTAAACCAGATGCCTTCAATATGTACGATGCCCTTAAAGATAAACTGGTAGCAGATTTTAATATTCCTGCCCATGAAATCACCTATATCCACGATTGGACGGATAAAAAGAAAGCACAACTATTTTACAAAATGAATACTGGTGAAATACGCATTCTGTTAGGTAGCACCGAAAAAGCAGGCACTGGACTGAATGTACAAAAACGTGTTGTTGCCATGCATCATTTGGATATTCCATGGAGACCGTCAGATCTGGGACAGCGCAATGGCCGAGGTGGCAGACAAGGTAACGAAGTTGCCAAACAGTATTATGATAATAAGGTAAAGAATTTCATCTACGCCACTGAGCAATCATTGGATAATTACAAGTTCAATCTGTTGAAGAACAAACAGACTTTTATCAGTCAGATGAAAAATTGTGAACTGAATGTAAGATCTATTGATGAGGGCGCAATGGATGAGCAAAGCGGAATGAATTTTTCGGAATATATCGCAGTTCTCTCAGGAGATACTTCTTTACTGGAAAAATCAAAACTGGAGAAAAAAGTTGCCGTGATGGAAAGCCTTAAAAAAGCACATTACAAAGAAATTTCAAGAACTAAATATCAGGTGGAATACTTACTGGAGGAAAAGATGGTCATTACCAAAACATTGGATAAGCTAACTGTTGATGATAGCTTGTACAAAAAGAATCTGAAATATGAACCTGATGGCTCTAAAGCGAATCCCATACAGTTATATGATTGTAAAGCATCCGATTCTGAGAATATCGGTAAACAAATTATCGAACTCTATAAACACTGGAAACCTCCTGAAGGAGAAAATGAGGCCAAGCAGATTGGGAAGTTATATGATTTTGGGCTTTATATAAAAAGAGAACGTGAAGCCTATCAAAATGATGGTTTGTATCAGTATCGCTATTCCAACAGCTTTTATGCGCAACGTTTGGAGGATGGTATTAAATACACATTCAATGGAGGAACTCCGAATGTGGACAATCCAAAACTAGCAGCCCGTCATTTTCTAAATGCTATTGACCGGGTGGAACATCTGAAGGAGAAATACCAAAAAACTTTAAGTGAGATTGAAAATCAGCTGCCGGAATTGCAAAAATTAATTGTAAAGTCTTTTAGTAAAGAACACGAGTTGCAGCAAATGAAAAGTGACCTATCGAGTTTGGAAAGAGAAATAGCCTTGAAAATTCAGGTGAACCAATTGAAAGAAGCAAATCCACAAGAGGTTAATATTAGTGATGAAACTACAGCAACTAATACAGTACCAGTAATTCAATTACCGATAAAGAGTAGTGAAGAATCCCAACATTTTGCAGTCTCAGAAAGAGAAAGTGATACCTGGCAGCAAAACTCTTTTTCTGAAATCAGACGAAGTAACAAGATGAAATTTTAA
- a CDS encoding DUF1896 family protein produces MENLLKEKLWFYIIHNNPDLMFTLQEEYGVSDYFNQKINSVKSILEDLFSEVTPQYIIEEICLNVLTDDLKPSRFVYIRTLLSDEFEKTYTTFQESGILTYEVINLIDSCKPVFETIGFTRENEEDPTLRNALIGQIADYLSCPIYSTM; encoded by the coding sequence ATGGAAAATCTACTCAAAGAAAAGTTATGGTTCTACATTATTCATAACAATCCCGATTTGATGTTTACCCTACAAGAAGAATATGGCGTATCAGATTATTTCAATCAAAAAATAAATAGTGTAAAGTCCATATTGGAAGATCTGTTCTCTGAGGTTACACCTCAATATATCATCGAAGAAATTTGTCTCAATGTACTGACGGACGATTTAAAACCTTCCCGATTTGTATATATCCGTACCCTACTTTCTGATGAGTTTGAGAAAACGTATACCACTTTTCAGGAATCAGGCATTCTCACTTATGAGGTAATCAACCTTATAGATAGTTGCAAACCAGTTTTTGAAACTATCGGTTTTACAAGAGAAAATGAAGAAGATCCTACTTTGAGGAATGCCCTTATTGGTCAGATTGCTGACTATCTGAGTTGCCCTATTTATAGCACTATGTAG
- a CDS encoding DUF4134 domain-containing protein produces MRKWNWNFKKFISKKMNRIGILLAQILFVISYETYAQDGLAGINEANQQVRSYFDAGTELMYAVGAILGLIGAVKVYQKWNAGDPDTGKVAAAWFGSCVFLVVVATVIKSFFGI; encoded by the coding sequence ATGAGAAAATGGAACTGGAATTTTAAAAAGTTTATATCCAAAAAAATGAATCGTATTGGTATTCTCCTGGCTCAAATCCTTTTTGTGATAAGTTACGAGACTTATGCCCAGGATGGACTTGCCGGAATCAATGAAGCTAACCAACAAGTGAGAAGCTATTTTGATGCAGGTACTGAACTGATGTATGCCGTTGGAGCCATACTAGGACTAATTGGAGCTGTTAAGGTCTATCAAAAATGGAATGCAGGTGATCCTGATACTGGAAAAGTTGCCGCCGCCTGGTTTGGTAGTTGTGTCTTTCTGGTAGTAGTGGCTACCGTAATCAAGTCCTTTTTTGGGATTTAA
- a CDS encoding RES domain-containing protein, which yields MKDLNIVDFESRFPDQETAVAFINKLQSLDLSQYEIDDINNMIDDVFHMIPFGIGHIPKGTKLFRARKNNENQIFYNVSELGINKPENIVEYGRANKPHEPIFYCSSNVKLACAEVLQSLKKSINPKKEIGLTTISVWETTKDLNLAPVYYSNSVVNVREDIKKYKEGNKNHVRENNIIDSTTLDVNDLIMEFFCDEFSKIDIRTHHDYKLSASYVSRLKHANGLIAPQHSDKKFDGLIYPSVAMKYTGDNYVLFEENLNDKIKFETAIQTLCLDFDFEKADFKSYFTYEIESCDANGNLVWSKEPWRPK from the coding sequence ATGAAAGATTTAAATATAGTAGATTTTGAAAGCAGATTTCCAGATCAAGAAACTGCGGTAGCATTCATCAATAAACTGCAATCTCTTGATTTAAGTCAATATGAAATTGATGACATTAACAATATGATTGATGATGTTTTCCATATGATACCATTTGGAATCGGGCATATTCCTAAAGGAACAAAATTATTTAGAGCTAGAAAAAATAATGAAAACCAAATTTTTTATAATGTTTCAGAGTTAGGGATAAACAAACCGGAAAACATAGTCGAATATGGTAGAGCAAACAAACCTCATGAACCAATCTTCTACTGTTCATCAAATGTAAAATTAGCATGTGCTGAAGTGTTACAGAGCCTGAAAAAATCAATCAATCCTAAAAAAGAAATTGGTTTAACTACCATAAGTGTTTGGGAAACGACTAAAGACTTAAACTTAGCGCCAGTTTATTACAGTAATTCTGTCGTTAATGTCAGAGAAGATATTAAAAAATATAAAGAAGGAAATAAAAATCACGTTAGAGAAAATAACATTATTGACTCAACAACATTAGATGTTAATGATTTAATTATGGAATTTTTTTGTGATGAATTCTCAAAAATTGATATAAGAACACACCATGATTATAAATTGAGTGCTTCCTATGTAAGTAGATTGAAACATGCAAATGGTTTAATTGCTCCACAACATTCTGACAAAAAATTTGACGGCTTAATTTACCCAAGTGTAGCAATGAAGTACACAGGAGATAATTATGTTTTATTTGAGGAAAATCTAAATGATAAAATTAAATTTGAAACAGCTATTCAAACACTCTGTTTGGATTTTGACTTTGAAAAGGCAGATTTTAAATCTTATTTTACATATGAGATAGAGAGTTGTGATGCAAATGGAAATTTAGTGTGGAGTAAAGAACCATGGAGGCCAAAATAA
- a CDS encoding phospholipase D family protein encodes MSKFITGLELEETISKIIWETKETLLIVSPFIKLDDYFKKLFDNHLNNPKIHILIVFGKNENNISRSLSKNDFEYFKKFLNISIIYVPNLHAKYYGNEKKGVITSVNLYDYSFKNNIEFGIYSELNIVNKITNKTEKDAWETCWKIAEENEAVFVKRPVYQKKLLSLILGKNYVKSDILLDTTDKFYSGFGNNNRNAIKTILDYKSELHLASEEIEIPTRREIEKPTNGFCIRTGQKITFNPKMPFCDYSYQSWKSFSNYDYKENYCHRTGKESFGKTSMRKPIL; translated from the coding sequence ATGAGTAAATTTATTACGGGTTTGGAACTCGAAGAAACCATATCTAAAATTATCTGGGAAACAAAAGAAACACTTTTAATTGTTTCTCCATTTATAAAACTAGATGATTATTTTAAAAAATTATTTGACAATCATTTAAACAATCCTAAAATACACATTTTAATTGTTTTTGGAAAAAATGAAAATAATATAAGCCGAAGTCTAAGTAAAAATGATTTTGAATATTTTAAAAAATTCCTAAATATTAGTATCATTTATGTTCCAAATTTACACGCAAAATATTATGGAAATGAAAAAAAAGGTGTAATTACATCAGTTAATCTTTATGATTACTCATTTAAAAACAATATTGAATTTGGTATCTATTCAGAACTTAATATCGTAAACAAAATAACAAACAAAACTGAAAAAGATGCTTGGGAAACTTGTTGGAAAATTGCAGAAGAAAATGAAGCCGTATTTGTAAAAAGACCTGTATATCAAAAGAAATTATTAAGTTTAATATTGGGGAAAAATTATGTAAAATCAGACATTTTACTTGACACAACAGATAAATTTTATTCCGGATTTGGAAATAACAATCGAAATGCAATCAAAACAATTTTAGATTATAAATCTGAATTACATTTGGCTTCTGAGGAAATAGAAATTCCAACAAGAAGAGAAATTGAAAAACCAACTAATGGATTTTGTATTAGAACTGGTCAAAAAATAACTTTTAATCCTAAAATGCCTTTTTGTGATTATTCATACCAAAGTTGGAAAAGTTTTTCAAATTATGATTATAAAGAAAATTATTGCCATAGAACTGGAAAAGAATCATTTGGAAAAACATCAATGAGAAAACCAATATTATAA
- a CDS encoding helix-turn-helix domain-containing protein, with protein sequence MNCREQHNVKYYADVLSMTPSNLTKIIKELTQKTAKQFIDQATVLEAENLLQNTDISISNISEELQFTDSSAFSNFFKRHTSLSPSEYRSRLNPH encoded by the coding sequence ATGAATTGCAGAGAACAACACAATGTAAAATATTATGCGGATGTATTATCTATGACACCTAGTAATCTTACAAAAATAATTAAGGAATTAACTCAGAAAACAGCTAAACAATTTATTGATCAAGCTACTGTTTTAGAGGCTGAAAATTTACTTCAAAATACAGATATAAGTATTTCCAATATTAGTGAAGAACTGCAATTCACCGATTCTTCAGCTTTCAGTAATTTTTTCAAAAGACATACTTCCCTGTCCCCTTCCGAATATCGGTCACGATTAAATCCTCATTGA
- a CDS encoding AraC family transcriptional regulator has translation MIRKYLFLLSFCWGGQISAQELHFKIPDTLRYKNYDYLFERIEESVKDSVKQSLYLQSFLVKSKAEKNFEEMVNGYKNYLYHSPENLKLVYADSMIYTAKKSKDNALIGSAYLTKGIVYYAWKKHNYALDNYLIANSYISKTNDKYLIYKVKYNIANIKYFLGSYNEAIALFKECINYFKKNNDSGYLNSLHSLGLCYNRIGNYSLCTETNEKGLLEGERLANNEMKEYFILSEGVNQYFRGNYALAIKKINYSLAVIQKNKGFANESVAYFYIGKSYWDLKKPELAIPYFQKVDSIFDDKGYIRPDLRNNYELLLSYFKSKDDLVLQLYYIEKLLKVDSILHNRYRYVSGRIHKDYDTKELLVQKNSIKKLLNKRERDGFILKGIVVLLFLSVAFLIYKHIKNRKIYRQRFDDLMKKSDATIKVDSKNITNRIEDMNQETVTSVLKQLEKFETDKIFLEEDWTLAKLAVAFNSNTRYISQIIATYRDKKFANYINDLKVDYLIGLLKENKKIQNYNNNALSEECGFSTTERFAKAFFSRTGIPASYFMEELRKEQL, from the coding sequence ATGATTAGAAAGTATCTTTTTTTACTCTCTTTTTGTTGGGGAGGTCAAATCAGCGCACAGGAACTCCATTTTAAAATTCCTGACACACTTCGATACAAGAATTATGATTATCTCTTTGAGCGAATAGAAGAATCCGTAAAAGATAGTGTTAAACAATCCCTCTATCTTCAATCTTTTTTGGTAAAATCAAAAGCAGAAAAGAATTTTGAAGAGATGGTAAATGGCTATAAAAACTATCTCTACCACTCCCCAGAAAATTTGAAACTGGTATATGCAGACAGTATGATCTACACTGCAAAAAAATCAAAGGACAATGCTTTGATAGGTTCGGCCTATCTTACAAAAGGAATTGTATACTATGCTTGGAAAAAACACAATTATGCATTAGATAATTATCTTATTGCCAATAGTTATATTTCTAAAACTAATGACAAGTATTTAATCTATAAGGTCAAATACAATATTGCTAACATAAAATACTTTCTTGGGTCTTATAATGAGGCAATTGCTTTGTTTAAGGAATGCATCAATTATTTTAAGAAAAATAATGATAGTGGTTATTTGAATTCACTTCATTCTCTTGGGTTGTGTTATAATCGTATTGGAAACTACAGCTTATGTACAGAAACAAATGAGAAGGGATTATTGGAAGGAGAAAGATTGGCTAATAATGAAATGAAAGAGTATTTTATTCTTTCCGAAGGAGTTAATCAGTATTTCAGAGGTAATTATGCTTTGGCTATTAAGAAAATAAACTATTCATTAGCCGTTATTCAAAAAAACAAAGGTTTTGCAAATGAGTCTGTTGCGTATTTTTATATTGGGAAAAGCTATTGGGATCTTAAGAAACCCGAACTAGCGATACCCTATTTTCAAAAAGTGGATTCTATTTTTGATGATAAAGGATACATCCGTCCGGATCTTCGCAATAACTATGAATTACTACTCAGCTACTTTAAATCCAAAGACGATCTTGTGCTACAACTTTATTATATTGAAAAACTACTTAAAGTGGATAGCATATTGCACAATAGATATAGATATGTATCAGGAAGAATTCACAAAGATTATGACACTAAAGAATTATTGGTACAGAAAAACAGTATTAAAAAGTTACTCAATAAAAGAGAACGGGATGGTTTTATTCTTAAAGGGATAGTAGTCCTTTTATTTTTATCTGTTGCCTTTCTCATTTATAAACATATTAAAAACAGGAAAATCTATCGACAAAGATTTGATGATTTAATGAAAAAAAGTGATGCTACTATTAAAGTTGATTCCAAGAATATAACCAATAGAATAGAAGACATGAATCAAGAAACGGTTACATCGGTCTTAAAGCAATTGGAGAAGTTTGAAACAGACAAAATATTTTTGGAGGAAGATTGGACTTTAGCAAAGCTTGCTGTTGCTTTTAACTCAAACACAAGGTATATTTCACAAATAATAGCTACTTACAGAGATAAAAAGTTTGCAAATTATATCAATGACCTAAAAGTGGATTATTTGATTGGCTTATTAAAAGAGAATAAAAAAATTCAGAATTATAATAACAATGCACTATCAGAAGAATGCGGTTTTAGCACTACAGAGCGTTTTGCAAAAGCTTTTTTTTCCAGAACTGGGATACCTGCATCATATTTTATGGAGGAACTTCGAAAAGAGCAATTGTAA